A stretch of the Synergistetes bacterium HGW-Synergistetes-1 genome encodes the following:
- the trpS gene encoding tryptophan--tRNA ligase produces the protein MNEKKRIFSGMRPTGKLHYGHMAGALINWVKLQNDYNCFWGIVDWHAMMSDYADCSKVRANCREILLDWLAVGVDPEKSSIFIQSHVKQHAEIHLALSMITPLGWLERCPTYKEQILNLQNKDLSTYAFLGYPVLMAGDILLYKSWAVPVGEDQGPHLELSREVARRFNHFYGDIFPEPETLLTPSAKMPGTDGRKMSKSYGNSLDIADDMKTIWGKLRTMTTDPARERRTDPGTPEKCPVWDIHKFFNRDAQEMSEIHEGCMTAGIGCVDCKKKLMVHLEKMMGPIQERRAYYEEREDDLMQILESGAARARSVAEKTMEDVYKAMGLLH, from the coding sequence ATGAACGAAAAAAAGAGGATATTCAGCGGAATGAGGCCGACCGGCAAACTTCATTATGGCCATATGGCAGGCGCACTGATCAACTGGGTCAAGCTCCAGAACGATTATAATTGTTTTTGGGGGATAGTTGACTGGCATGCTATGATGTCGGATTACGCGGACTGCAGCAAAGTCAGGGCAAACTGCAGGGAGATCCTGCTCGACTGGCTTGCGGTCGGGGTGGATCCTGAGAAGTCTTCGATATTTATCCAGTCGCATGTCAAGCAGCATGCCGAGATACACCTTGCCCTTTCGATGATAACCCCTCTTGGATGGCTTGAGCGCTGTCCGACATACAAAGAGCAGATACTTAACCTACAGAACAAGGATCTTTCCACGTATGCCTTTCTGGGATATCCTGTGCTTATGGCAGGCGATATCCTGCTCTATAAATCATGGGCGGTTCCGGTGGGAGAAGACCAGGGACCCCATCTCGAACTTTCAAGAGAAGTCGCGCGAAGGTTCAACCACTTCTATGGGGATATATTCCCTGAACCTGAGACACTGCTGACGCCTTCTGCCAAAATGCCGGGTACTGACGGACGTAAAATGAGCAAATCATACGGCAACTCGCTCGACATAGCAGATGACATGAAAACTATCTGGGGAAAACTAAGGACAATGACAACAGATCCCGCAAGAGAGAGAAGGACCGATCCCGGGACACCGGAGAAGTGCCCTGTCTGGGATATACATAAATTCTTCAACAGGGATGCGCAGGAGATGTCCGAGATACACGAGGGATGTATGACTGCGGGTATCGGATGTGTTGACTGCAAAAAGAAACTTATGGTGCACCTCGAAAAAATGATGGGGCCGATACAGGAGCGCCGGGCCTATTACGAAGAACGCGAGGACGACCTGATGCAGATCCTCGAGTCAGGCGCAGCACGCGCGCGCTCAGTAGCGGAAAAGACTATGGAAGACGTATACAAGGCGATGGGACTTCTTCATTGA
- a CDS encoding Nif3-like dinuclear metal center hexameric protein, with the protein MKLSEVVSLIEKRMPLAWSEEWDNSGLLVGDPDSEIVKTGIALDVTENTVLKATDSGCQLLVSHHPIIFRPIKNIIPDRPAGKAMVSAIKNGLSLYAAHTNWDSSPEGVNFILAELLGLDEIEPLIPPTDRSSSWGMGSVGELMMPMPFETVMKLIKERWCLSSCTGYGSQSALIKKIALGGGSCGDMWQQAEEKGASLFVTADMSYHNRQDALNRGLKLIDVDHGEMERASLPRLKSIIEKETGLIVELIPETDREKFIL; encoded by the coding sequence ATGAAACTGAGCGAAGTTGTAAGCCTTATTGAAAAAAGAATGCCCCTCGCATGGTCCGAGGAATGGGACAACTCCGGACTGCTTGTGGGAGATCCTGATTCGGAAATAGTAAAGACTGGCATTGCCCTTGACGTGACTGAAAATACAGTTTTAAAGGCCACTGACTCAGGCTGCCAGCTCCTTGTCTCGCATCATCCCATCATTTTTAGACCTATAAAGAATATCATACCTGACAGACCAGCCGGCAAAGCAATGGTATCGGCAATAAAAAATGGCCTTTCATTATATGCTGCTCACACAAACTGGGATTCATCTCCCGAGGGTGTCAATTTTATCCTTGCAGAACTGCTTGGCCTTGATGAAATAGAACCTCTGATACCACCGACTGACCGATCCTCCTCATGGGGAATGGGATCTGTTGGAGAGCTTATGATGCCTATGCCTTTCGAGACTGTAATGAAACTGATAAAAGAACGATGGTGCCTTTCATCATGCACAGGATACGGCAGTCAGTCCGCTTTGATCAAGAAGATCGCTCTGGGAGGCGGTTCGTGCGGAGACATGTGGCAGCAGGCCGAGGAGAAGGGCGCTTCCCTTTTTGTTACTGCCGATATGTCATACCACAACAGACAGGATGCCCTTAACCGCGGTCTCAAACTTATCGATGTCGACCATGGAGAGATGGAAAGGGCCAGCCTTCCAAGGCTAAAATCAATAATTGAAAAAGAGACGGGACTCATCGTTGAGTTGATCCCAGAAACAGACAGAGAAAAATTTATACTGTAG
- the hydE gene encoding [FeFe] hydrogenase H-cluster radical SAM maturase HydE, translated as MTRIDILAAESKLPKEELVKLLSSFSERDRKYAAYKARDVSLSIFGRKIYSRGLVEISNYCRNDCYYCGIRKSNSNAVRYRLSEDEIYYCCDWGYEAGFRTFVLQGGEDSYFTDDLLVKIISSIKYKYSNCAITLSLGEKERSSYQRLFDAGADRYLLRHETACDSHYSLLHPPALTLSERKRCLYDLREIGFQTGCGLMVGSPFQTKENLADDLLFMKEFGPQMVGIGPFIPHRDTPFRDRPAGSAEDSLFMLSLVRLMHPRVLLPATTALGTVRSDGREQGILAGANVVMPNITPLEARKNYMLYDNKIGTSDDPLESLAYVRQKIEGIGYEIPIERGDYS; from the coding sequence ATGACCAGGATAGATATTCTTGCTGCCGAGAGCAAACTACCAAAAGAAGAACTTGTAAAACTTCTTTCTTCGTTCAGTGAGAGAGACAGGAAGTACGCGGCATACAAGGCACGGGATGTTTCTCTGTCTATCTTTGGCAGAAAGATATATTCAAGGGGACTTGTGGAGATATCCAATTACTGCAGGAACGACTGTTACTATTGCGGCATAAGAAAAAGCAACTCTAATGCGGTCAGGTACAGGCTTTCGGAGGATGAGATCTATTACTGCTGCGACTGGGGATATGAGGCAGGGTTCAGGACTTTTGTCCTTCAGGGCGGAGAAGACAGCTATTTCACAGACGACCTTCTGGTAAAAATAATAAGCAGCATCAAATACAAATACAGTAACTGCGCAATTACCCTCTCGCTCGGGGAAAAAGAGAGAAGCTCATATCAAAGGCTCTTTGACGCAGGGGCGGACAGGTATCTGCTTAGGCATGAGACGGCCTGTGATTCACATTACTCGCTGCTCCATCCACCTGCTCTAACACTGAGTGAACGGAAGAGGTGTCTTTATGACCTCAGGGAGATCGGTTTTCAGACAGGATGCGGCCTGATGGTCGGATCTCCCTTCCAGACAAAAGAGAACCTTGCGGACGATCTTCTCTTCATGAAAGAATTCGGTCCGCAAATGGTAGGTATCGGTCCTTTCATACCTCACAGGGACACCCCTTTCAGGGATCGCCCTGCCGGAAGCGCAGAGGACTCTCTCTTCATGCTGAGCCTTGTCAGACTGATGCACCCAAGGGTGCTTCTGCCTGCCACCACTGCTCTGGGAACTGTAAGATCCGACGGCAGGGAACAGGGGATACTTGCAGGAGCGAATGTGGTTATGCCAAATATTACGCCGCTGGAAGCCCGTAAGAATTACATGCTTTACGACAATAAAATTGGCACGTCTGATGATCCTTTAGAGAGTCTGGCCTATGTAAGGCAGAAAATCGAAGGAATAGGGTATGAAATACCAATTGAACGAGGCGATTACAGCTGA
- a CDS encoding FMN-binding glutamate synthase family protein, with the protein MSYSPNMSSGFNSTRLRTPDHSSCSGMCSDCVQECPALCEIGLSAIRGTEAAYPANPNGSQFASEKKYPIDFSDFNINGRVFGAQGLPEDADIAHPLSVDLSCSFGTAHPVMQKIPVILPAVAKLDWQDYYAGAAMAGVTAVIGEAVVNKDSGAEFSNGRLTSSPLIKEMVSRFRIYGRGYGDIVLQANFDDLSYGVLEYAIEKLGVKSVELKLGQAAKGIQAVSNTISLEEARKLKSKGRLVFPDPDSEDAEKLLASGFNPIFRTMGRLPMYSEDHLVSSIKRLRSCGAERVMLKIGGYDRKDLELALKAASEASADLVTFDGAGGGTGNSPCKMMNEWGLPSLYLESIVWDILDKMKKDGRPIPCAAITGGFSLEDSVFKGLAYGAPYISLVGLCRAPMAAAMFSKMVGDGINKNDVPASVRKFGSTFEDIYHDMQDLYIIYGKNADKFPAGAKGVFSYLNRVSFGLRLMMALNRKFSLGYIDRTDLIPLTDEAKKLLKGPWL; encoded by the coding sequence ATGTCATACAGCCCCAACATGAGTTCAGGTTTTAACTCCACCAGACTACGCACTCCGGACCATTCATCCTGTTCAGGCATGTGCTCCGACTGCGTACAGGAATGCCCCGCCCTCTGCGAGATCGGACTCTCCGCGATAAGGGGAACGGAGGCGGCATATCCTGCGAATCCAAACGGAAGCCAGTTCGCATCAGAGAAAAAATATCCCATTGATTTTTCTGATTTCAACATCAACGGCAGGGTTTTCGGTGCACAGGGACTACCCGAGGATGCTGACATAGCCCATCCTCTCAGCGTTGACCTTTCCTGCAGTTTTGGAACGGCGCATCCTGTAATGCAAAAAATACCGGTGATACTTCCTGCCGTAGCAAAACTGGACTGGCAGGACTACTACGCGGGGGCCGCAATGGCCGGGGTCACAGCGGTCATAGGAGAGGCTGTGGTCAATAAGGACAGCGGAGCTGAATTTTCCAACGGAAGGCTGACCTCTTCTCCGCTGATAAAAGAAATGGTCTCACGCTTCAGGATCTACGGCAGGGGTTACGGCGACATAGTGCTGCAGGCAAATTTCGATGACCTCTCATATGGGGTTCTTGAATATGCGATAGAAAAGCTCGGAGTAAAAAGCGTAGAGCTCAAACTCGGACAGGCGGCAAAAGGCATCCAGGCTGTTTCAAATACAATATCACTTGAAGAAGCAAGAAAGCTAAAATCAAAAGGACGTCTAGTTTTCCCTGATCCGGATTCTGAAGATGCAGAAAAACTTTTGGCCTCCGGTTTCAATCCCATATTCAGAACTATGGGGCGTCTTCCTATGTACAGTGAAGATCACCTTGTCAGCAGCATAAAAAGGCTTCGTTCCTGCGGCGCAGAGAGGGTGATGCTTAAGATCGGCGGCTATGACAGGAAAGATCTGGAACTGGCACTGAAAGCGGCGTCAGAAGCATCTGCCGATCTGGTGACATTCGACGGAGCAGGAGGAGGCACGGGAAACAGCCCCTGCAAAATGATGAATGAATGGGGACTCCCGTCATTGTATCTTGAAAGCATCGTATGGGACATTCTGGATAAAATGAAAAAAGATGGCAGACCTATTCCCTGCGCTGCAATTACCGGTGGATTCTCACTCGAAGACAGTGTTTTCAAGGGCCTTGCCTATGGCGCTCCATACATCTCACTTGTGGGGCTCTGCAGGGCACCCATGGCAGCTGCCATGTTCTCAAAAATGGTCGGGGATGGGATCAATAAGAACGATGTGCCTGCTTCCGTCAGAAAGTTCGGATCGACTTTCGAGGACATATATCACGACATGCAGGATCTTTATATTATTTACGGCAAAAATGCGGATAAGTTCCCTGCAGGAGCGAAAGGAGTATTTTCATACCTCAACAGAGTATCTTTCGGCCTGCGCCTAATGATGGCCCTGAACAGAAAATTCTCTCTCGGATACATTGACAGGACAGATCTGATACCTCTGACGGACGAAGCAAAGAAACTGTTGAAAGGACCGTGGCTTTAA
- the livF gene encoding branched-chain amino acid ABC transporter ATP-binding protein (with LivGHMJ and LivGHMK is part of the high-affinity branched-chain amino acid transport system; LivFGHMK is specific for the transport of leucine, while LivFGHMJ is a transporter for leucine, isoleucine, and valine), producing MSAMLEVKNIHCAYDAVPVIHGISLEVNEGELVAIIGANGAGKSTTMRTIAGLMHPVSGTISFMGEDISKTPASAAIKKGLSYVPEGRRLFSKLTVRENLELGAFATKDRKVIDERLEEMYELFPILKDRRDQTAETMSGGEQQMCAIARGLMSKPKLILLDELSLGLQPSLVERVFEAVIEINKRGVTILLVEQMVQEALEIAKRGYVIQTGTIVYSGTSQELLCSEEVRKAYMGM from the coding sequence ATGTCAGCGATGCTAGAGGTAAAAAACATACACTGTGCCTATGACGCGGTACCGGTCATCCACGGGATATCACTGGAAGTAAACGAGGGTGAACTGGTCGCCATAATTGGTGCAAACGGCGCCGGAAAAAGCACTACGATGAGGACGATCGCAGGGCTTATGCACCCTGTAAGCGGTACGATAAGCTTTATGGGAGAGGACATTTCAAAGACACCTGCATCAGCTGCCATTAAAAAAGGACTTAGCTACGTGCCTGAAGGACGCCGTCTTTTTTCAAAACTGACAGTTCGTGAAAACCTTGAGCTTGGGGCGTTTGCGACAAAGGACAGAAAGGTCATAGATGAGCGTCTGGAAGAGATGTACGAACTTTTCCCGATTCTAAAAGACCGCAGGGATCAAACAGCGGAGACTATGAGCGGCGGAGAGCAGCAGATGTGTGCTATCGCGAGAGGACTCATGTCGAAACCGAAACTTATCCTGCTTGATGAGCTGTCCCTCGGTCTGCAGCCGAGCCTTGTAGAGAGAGTATTTGAGGCTGTTATTGAGATAAACAAGAGGGGCGTCACTATCCTCCTTGTGGAACAGATGGTCCAGGAGGCCCTTGAAATAGCAAAGAGAGGGTATGTCATCCAGACAGGAACAATAGTCTACTCAGGTACATCGCAGGAGCTTCTCTGCTCCGAAGAAGTCCGCAAAGCCTACATGGGCATGTAA
- a CDS encoding ABC transporter ATP-binding protein, with protein sequence MALLEVRNLTMKFGSLLANSDVSFDVEEGTIVGLIGPNGAGKTTLFNCVAGLYKPVEGKVLFDGRDVTGYPSWKMARLGLARTFQVVRPLKEMTVYENILVGAYMRYSDTAKANEVAEHCLGLCFLGDLRDKLAGGLTIGNKKRLEVARSLATGPKLLLLDESVAGLTSTEVKEMVEVIVRLKQEGVTILMVEHIMEAIMPIADKIVVLASGKKIAEDSPQAVVNDPTVITAYFGEKYAKRLRVCKEEQ encoded by the coding sequence ATGGCACTGCTTGAAGTCAGAAATTTGACCATGAAATTCGGATCTCTGCTTGCCAACAGCGATGTCTCCTTTGATGTAGAAGAGGGGACCATAGTAGGTCTTATTGGCCCTAACGGAGCGGGCAAGACGACTCTTTTCAACTGCGTTGCAGGTCTCTACAAACCGGTGGAAGGAAAGGTACTGTTCGACGGCCGCGATGTTACCGGTTATCCCTCGTGGAAGATGGCCCGTCTTGGGCTGGCAAGGACTTTTCAGGTCGTCAGGCCGCTCAAGGAGATGACGGTATACGAAAATATACTTGTAGGTGCCTACATGCGATACAGCGATACAGCAAAGGCCAACGAGGTTGCTGAACACTGTTTGGGGCTTTGTTTCCTCGGAGATCTCCGGGACAAGCTTGCAGGCGGGCTTACAATAGGCAACAAGAAGAGGCTTGAAGTGGCAAGATCGCTTGCAACCGGCCCCAAACTGCTCCTTCTGGATGAGTCTGTAGCTGGACTGACCTCTACTGAGGTAAAAGAGATGGTTGAGGTCATCGTAAGACTCAAACAGGAAGGCGTTACGATCCTGATGGTTGAGCACATCATGGAGGCAATAATGCCTATTGCGGATAAGATCGTCGTCCTTGCCAGCGGCAAAAAGATCGCGGAAGACAGTCCACAGGCTGTGGTCAATGATCCCACAGTAATAACTGCATACTTCGGCGAAAAATATGCAAAGAGACTAAGGGTTTGTAAGGAGGAACAGTGA
- a CDS encoding branched-chain amino acid ABC transporter permease: MFKNKTDKLWYGFLAVAFILPFVPGVIGGSFFGHVATMILLYAAMAQSWNIISGYCGQTSFGHSVFFGIGAYGAALAVVNFNTLPWYGAPLGMLAAAAVSVVISYPCFKLKGHYFAIATFAIVEIFNRLFMIWDTIGGALGLDYPILPDGWKNFSWSDTKNGYYLGALAIFILVFSLVRWIEKNRMGYYLRAVREGQETAESLGVNSTVVKLSAMALSASLAALCGAFFAQYNYRVDPPMVMSLDMSMKFVLITILGGIGTFWGPFLGALVLIPLQEYTRAYLSHLGAGVDLMIFGLIIIIVMIKQPLGIMGLIRYFTKRKVAKGEGDA; the protein is encoded by the coding sequence ATGTTTAAAAACAAAACAGACAAACTCTGGTACGGATTCCTTGCTGTCGCCTTCATACTGCCCTTTGTTCCCGGTGTAATAGGAGGATCCTTCTTCGGCCACGTCGCGACGATGATACTGCTTTATGCGGCGATGGCACAGTCATGGAACATAATTAGCGGATACTGCGGGCAGACTTCCTTCGGTCACTCTGTCTTTTTTGGTATAGGAGCCTATGGAGCAGCTCTTGCGGTAGTGAATTTCAACACCCTGCCCTGGTATGGAGCGCCGCTTGGAATGCTGGCAGCAGCAGCGGTATCTGTGGTGATCAGCTATCCCTGCTTCAAGCTGAAAGGACACTATTTCGCAATTGCCACATTTGCGATCGTTGAGATATTCAACCGTCTCTTTATGATCTGGGATACCATCGGCGGAGCTTTGGGGCTTGACTACCCGATACTGCCTGACGGATGGAAAAATTTCTCGTGGTCAGACACCAAGAACGGATACTATCTCGGCGCGCTTGCGATTTTTATCCTAGTCTTCAGCTTGGTCAGATGGATAGAGAAAAACCGGATGGGTTACTATCTCAGAGCTGTGCGCGAAGGACAGGAGACTGCTGAATCACTGGGCGTCAACAGCACTGTTGTAAAACTTTCTGCGATGGCCCTTTCCGCCTCACTGGCAGCACTTTGCGGTGCTTTCTTCGCTCAGTACAACTATCGAGTTGATCCGCCCATGGTAATGTCTCTTGACATGTCCATGAAATTTGTTCTGATAACGATACTTGGAGGTATTGGGACATTCTGGGGGCCATTCCTCGGAGCACTTGTCCTTATCCCGCTTCAGGAATACACGCGCGCATATCTTTCCCACCTTGGAGCAGGCGTTGACCTGATGATATTTGGCCTGATAATAATCATCGTTATGATCAAGCAGCCTCTCGGGATAATGGGACTGATAAGATACTTTACAAAAAGAAAAGTTGCAAAGGGAGAAGGTGACGCTTGA
- a CDS encoding amino acid ABC transporter permease → MSNFVQVLIDGILSGLLYALVAAGLSMMWGVMDVINFAHGEFLMVAMYLCYWIGEILGIDPLFSWIAGGIFLFLIGALTYKLIIKNSLGKAAMAPLLATFGLSMLLKNFCMNRFTPNFRLLSGTIMEGKTFHFAGAIVSVPQLVTAIFSLAVLLGVYWLIKKTRVGWAIQATAMDKEAAELMGIDTENIYLLVFGIGGACVGVAGGLMTTYLAVHPEVGGLFSLIAFVVVALGGFGSIPGALFAALLIGLVESFAGFYIAAVVKYVAVFAIYLVVIMIRPKGLFGW, encoded by the coding sequence GTGAGCAACTTTGTTCAGGTTTTAATAGACGGGATCCTCAGCGGCCTTTTGTATGCGCTTGTTGCAGCCGGACTCAGCATGATGTGGGGAGTAATGGATGTTATCAACTTTGCACATGGGGAATTCCTTATGGTTGCAATGTATCTCTGCTACTGGATAGGAGAGATACTGGGGATAGATCCCCTCTTCTCCTGGATAGCAGGTGGAATATTCCTATTCCTTATTGGAGCACTTACGTATAAGCTGATCATCAAGAACAGCCTTGGAAAAGCTGCTATGGCACCTCTGCTTGCGACGTTTGGTCTTTCGATGCTCCTTAAAAATTTCTGCATGAATCGTTTTACCCCTAATTTCCGTCTGCTCTCAGGCACAATAATGGAAGGCAAGACATTCCATTTCGCCGGAGCAATAGTTTCCGTCCCTCAGCTTGTTACGGCCATCTTCTCGCTGGCAGTGCTCCTCGGCGTTTACTGGCTGATCAAAAAGACCAGAGTGGGCTGGGCGATCCAGGCGACTGCCATGGATAAGGAAGCAGCTGAGCTTATGGGTATCGACACGGAAAATATTTATCTGCTCGTTTTTGGTATTGGCGGCGCCTGTGTTGGCGTAGCGGGCGGACTTATGACTACATATCTTGCAGTGCATCCTGAAGTCGGAGGCCTTTTCAGCCTCATCGCATTCGTAGTAGTTGCGCTTGGTGGCTTTGGAAGCATTCCCGGCGCACTCTTCGCGGCACTGCTGATCGGACTTGTGGAATCCTTTGCCGGTTTCTATATAGCTGCGGTCGTAAAGTACGTGGCGGTCTTTGCGATCTATCTTGTTGTAATAATGATCAGACCTAAGGGTCTGTTTGGGTGGTGA
- a CDS encoding amino acid ABC transporter substrate-binding protein, giving the protein MQLRKRSTIAVLMVLTLSLIICSSALAADKVIKIGVLFPLTGPAAVSGQNCVNAVLAAADVINKKNPDINAPLAAKEGLLDGYKIEIIKADHQGKPDVAKSEAERLYNQEKVFAVIGCYNSSATKPASAVAERAKKIFMCGCSSSAALTERDYKYFFRHAPTDAIESKEFVEYIEYLNKEKKAGIKTLGLIYENTEFGKHAAEEAHKAAKHSGLKVVADVPFNNGATNLNSEVQTLKAANPDAVFGAALGGDYSLWVRTMKQVNWLPKIALNYCTGYQNPAVQKELAGDGNHFMGGMGYSPELAKKFMPEAIKIEKKYYTPRSNQPFDSDSIQEGVMLFVLAQAIEKAGSLDTEKVAQILRTEEFPSVMSLSGKVKFEPGGQNIHALSVITQIKDLDYKTVFPLKYQKAEPVFPMTPWDKR; this is encoded by the coding sequence ATGCAACTCAGAAAGCGTTCCACGATCGCGGTACTTATGGTTCTGACCCTCTCTTTGATAATCTGTTCATCAGCTTTAGCAGCTGATAAGGTCATCAAGATAGGCGTACTGTTCCCACTCACAGGTCCGGCGGCTGTTTCAGGGCAGAACTGCGTAAATGCGGTTCTTGCTGCGGCAGATGTCATTAACAAGAAGAACCCGGATATCAACGCTCCTCTTGCAGCGAAAGAAGGCCTTCTCGATGGATATAAGATCGAAATAATCAAGGCTGACCACCAGGGCAAACCTGACGTTGCCAAATCTGAAGCCGAGCGCCTTTACAATCAGGAGAAAGTCTTTGCTGTCATCGGATGCTACAACAGCTCAGCCACCAAACCGGCGAGCGCAGTTGCCGAACGTGCAAAGAAGATCTTCATGTGCGGATGCTCAAGTTCAGCTGCCCTCACAGAGCGTGATTATAAGTATTTCTTCCGTCACGCTCCGACAGACGCCATCGAATCAAAGGAATTTGTTGAGTACATCGAATATCTCAACAAAGAAAAGAAAGCTGGTATCAAGACTCTTGGTTTGATCTACGAGAACACTGAGTTCGGAAAGCATGCTGCAGAAGAAGCCCATAAGGCTGCGAAGCATTCAGGACTTAAGGTCGTAGCAGACGTTCCCTTCAACAACGGTGCGACAAACCTCAACAGTGAAGTCCAGACACTCAAAGCTGCAAATCCTGATGCAGTATTCGGAGCGGCCCTCGGCGGAGACTACTCACTTTGGGTTCGCACAATGAAACAGGTGAACTGGCTTCCGAAGATAGCCCTCAACTACTGCACCGGATATCAGAACCCCGCAGTCCAGAAGGAACTTGCCGGAGACGGCAACCACTTCATGGGCGGGATGGGATACTCACCTGAGCTTGCGAAAAAGTTTATGCCTGAAGCGATCAAGATCGAAAAGAAGTACTATACACCCAGAAGCAACCAGCCCTTTGACAGTGACTCCATTCAGGAAGGTGTAATGCTCTTCGTGCTCGCACAGGCGATAGAGAAGGCCGGATCGCTTGATACCGAAAAGGTAGCTCAGATCCTCAGAACAGAAGAATTCCCATCAGTAATGTCCCTCAGCGGAAAAGTGAAATTTGAGCCAGGCGGACAGAACATTCATGCTCTCAGCGTTATCACACAGATAAAGGACCTGGATTACAAAACAGTATTCCCGCTTAAGTACCAGAAAGCGGAGCCCGTTTTCCCCATGACCCCGTGGGACAAACGCTAG
- a CDS encoding phosphoribosylformylglycinamidine synthase, producing MIFQAEVLITPREGVLDTQGKAVEKTLTHLGYKGVDEVRVGKIVTMKLEANTKQEAVKILESMCSDLLCNDLIETFSISVKETVR from the coding sequence ATGATCTTTCAGGCTGAAGTACTAATAACACCACGCGAGGGTGTACTGGACACACAGGGCAAGGCAGTTGAAAAGACCCTGACTCATCTTGGATACAAGGGAGTCGACGAGGTAAGGGTAGGTAAAATAGTAACGATGAAATTGGAAGCGAACACGAAGCAGGAGGCAGTAAAAATACTCGAATCCATGTGTTCCGATCTTCTCTGCAACGATCTTATAGAAACCTTTAGTATATCAGTCAAGGAAACAGTGCGATGA
- a CDS encoding phosphoribosylformylglycinamidine synthase I, translating to MKTAVVVFPGSNCDRDVQRAVSESMKTAVDMVWHEEENFSGQPDLVILPGGFSYGDYLRSGAMAARSPIIKAVKEHAARGGLVLGICNGFQILTETKMLPGALLPNTSLTFICSRCYVRVEQTDNKFTSGLNKGKVLQFPIAHHEGLFFLPDDELKKLEDAGRVVFRYADPDTGKAGAEYAPNGALNGIAGICSEKGNILGLMPHPERATIPHLSGGTDGIRFWDSIAKAFKERGAC from the coding sequence ATGAAAACTGCTGTAGTTGTCTTTCCCGGGAGCAATTGTGACAGGGATGTCCAGCGGGCTGTCAGTGAATCAATGAAAACAGCTGTGGACATGGTATGGCACGAAGAAGAAAACTTCAGCGGGCAGCCGGACCTTGTGATCCTGCCCGGAGGCTTTTCATACGGGGACTATCTCCGTTCCGGGGCGATGGCAGCAAGATCACCCATCATCAAAGCTGTGAAGGAACATGCGGCCCGAGGCGGACTTGTGCTCGGGATATGCAACGGATTCCAGATACTTACAGAGACAAAGATGCTGCCCGGCGCGCTCCTTCCAAACACTTCGCTTACCTTTATATGCAGCAGGTGCTATGTTCGGGTCGAACAGACCGATAATAAATTCACCTCCGGCCTTAATAAGGGAAAGGTGCTCCAGTTTCCGATAGCTCACCACGAAGGACTCTTTTTCCTCCCTGATGACGAACTGAAAAAACTTGAAGACGCAGGACGCGTAGTCTTCAGGTATGCAGACCCCGATACCGGAAAGGCAGGCGCCGAATACGCGCCTAACGGCGCATTGAACGGCATAGCCGGGATATGCAGTGAAAAAGGAAACATACTCGGACTGATGCCTCATCCCGAACGTGCTACGATCCCTCATCTCAGCGGCGGGACAGACGGAATCAGGTTCTGGGATTCTATTGCGAAGGCTTTTAAAGAAAGAGGTGCATGCTGA